The segment ACGGTGGCGATAAATCCAATAATCCGCAGTGTCCAAGTAATGGTTGGGTTAGAGGGTTGATCGCCTGTGCCAATCGTGGCTAGATCTCCGGCGAGGGAACCAATATAAACATACATGATTGTGCCGGGAATCATGCCAATGGAACCGATGAAGTAATCTTTGAGGGTGACTTGGGTTAAACCGTAGGCGTAGTTGAGCAGGTTAAAGGGGAAGACGGGAGAGAGTCGGGTGAGAAGGACGATTTTTAAGCCTTCTTCACCAACGGCGCGATCGATCGCACTAAATTTGGTGTTCCCGGCGATTTTTTGGGCAATCCAATCCCGTGCTAAGTAGCGTCCGATGAGAAAGGCGGCAGTTGCGCCGAAGGTTGCGCCGATAAAGACGTAGAGGGAACCGAAAACAACCCCAAAGACGACTCCTGCACCGAGGGTGACGATGGAGCCGGGGAGGAAGGCGACGGTGGCGATAATGTAGAGGAGGATAAAGGCGATCGCCCCGATGGGGCCGAGGTTTTGGATATTTTCTAGGGCAGAGCGGAGTAGTTCTTGGGGGTTAAATCCCGTGCTATTGGGGAGATCTTGGGCAAATACAGGGGTAGCGGTAACCAGAAGGGCGATCGCCCCTATGGACAACAGGAATAAGACTTTGCGAAGGGTTAGATGGCGATCGATCATCAATTCAGAGGTTCAGTAGCACTATAAACCATCCTCTCACACTACTCTGAGGAACTCCTGAGAATACGATAAAACCCGGTTATGACCGTTGTTCAAGGTTGAAAGGCATCCCTGCACCCTCTCTGTACTAGCGAATGGGACAAGAGAGTTGATTGTTCATCCAGGCGATCGCCAAATGTTCATCAATGGGTTTAGAAAAGAAATAGCCTTGAAAATACTGACAGCCTAACTCTTTCAGCTTCTCAAAGTCTTCTATTGTTTCCACCCCTTCAGCAATCACCTCTAGACCCACATCTGAGGCAATCAACAAAATTGCTTTAATTAAATTCCATTGTTGCTCTTTCAGGAAAAATCGGTCTATTTTTAAGCCATTCACTGCTAAATTTTTCAGGCGACTCAAGGAAGAATATCCCGTACCAAAATCATCAATATCAAACTGAAATCCTAAATTCCTCAACTCTTGAATAGTATTCGTTGCAACTTCCAAGTTTTCCATTAACATCGTTTCCGTAATTTCTAAACGGATTTCATGGGGGTTAATCTCTAACTCTTTCAGCAAGGATTGCAACTGGTCAACAAACTGGGGATGAAGTAGCTGGAGAGGGGACAAATTCAGATTCATCAGTAATGCATAATCTGAGGGTAGGTTATTCTTCCATCTCTTAAGCTGGTGACAGGATTGACGAATCACCCACTGACCAATATCGTGAATCAGCCCCGTTTCTTCGGCCACGGGGATAAATACATTGGGTGAAATCAGTCCCTTCGTCCCATGATGCCAACGAATGAGGGCTTCAAAGGCGATCACTTTTCTCGGAGATAAAGAGACAATCGGCTGATAAACTAAACTTAACTCTTGTTTCTCAATCGCTTGCTTGAGATCCAATTCTAATTGAATTTTTTCTAAGTCTTCTTTCTTAAATAGCGTTAGAGGAAGGGTGGGTTGATGCTCAATGGTTTGGGCCAAGCGTTCTAAGCGGCCAATGTTCTTAATGGCCATGGACAACATATACTTGCCTTCGGCCGATTCTGGGTTAACGTGCCCACTTTGCATTAACCGAACCACACCTCGAATGGAGGTGAGGGGGGTGCGGAGTTCATGACTTAATAGCATAATCGCTTCGTCTAGGGAGAGTTCGGGGTCAAAATCCGGGGGATCGGATCTAAGAGTGTTCTTATCCATGATCGCGATCGCCCCAATCAGTTGTTTGTTTAGTCATCATCACCTTTACCTTAGATAGGGAATGTGAAATTCTTGTGAAAGCATCAGCGATCCCTTGATTCGCATCACTCCCTAATGTTGTTCATTATTATTTAAATGATACCAGATGATCGACTCCCGACTCTTGGCGATCTTCTAAATTATCTCTCTTGCTGGGACGCTAGAGCTTCCTCGATTTGATTGGGTAATTCTAAAGGATCGAAGGGCTTAATCAAGACTGCAATTACGCCTAATGCAGCAGATTTACGATGAGTATTTTGAACCTGTGCCGTTAACCAAATCACGGGAATATGCCGGGTGTTGGGATTGGATTTTAAGAGCTTTAGGGTCTCTTTACCGTCAATATCAGGCATCATTACGTCCAAGAGAATGACATCCGGCTGATGTTGTTCTGCTAACTCTACTCCTTCATATCCAGATTCTGTAGCGGTTACCTGCCACCCTCTCAACTTTTCTAGGCTAATCCGAGCAATTTCTCGGATGTCCATTTCATCATCGATCATCAAAATATGTTTAGTTGCCATGTGAGGAAGCGTTCCCTGCTCAGAGCTAGTCTATGGAAAGTTTAGTAAGGTGAGATTTAATGACTATTTCTCACCCTACAACGGAAGTGAGAGTAAAGCAATAGCTGGCGATCCCTAGTTTCCTAGAGGTTGAAAGGGGTCAGGGCATGGCCCTTGTGGTTGCCTTCACAAGGTACAATGGAACAGGTTCACCTTTGGGGAAAGCCATCTTCAGCTTTCCAGTGGGCCTTTTAATTCTCTATTTCTATCCCTCTCCCTGCCCAGGAGAGAGCCGTCCACCTTATTTCCTGAAAAGAACCTTGTCCAATAGTCAAGATAAGAGTAATATTAGTAACCTTATTTGTCCTCCAGAATCGGATATCCAATATCGGAGTACCGGTTTAATTTGGGGGCGCTATATCCCTCAACCGGATGATAAAGGATTCCAACTTAGAGGGTTAATTGTTACAGAGGATAATCAGTTCTTCCCTGCTTCTATCCGTTGGGGTTACTTTTTTAAGTGGCTGGAAAAGGATGATAATTTGCAACAGTTCCATTGGTTTCGGTGTTGGACAAAACCCGATCGCGAAGCGGGCTATCATTTTATCCTCCGCAATGCCCTGAACCCTATCCCGGAGAACCTCAGTGATGATGTGTTTTCAGTGCGCGGTCAGATTATTTTTAATTATGGTGGCAAAATAGCAGTTCGCATCAATCCCAATCGTAAAGACCCCAGTTCTAAACTAGAGAAGCCATTTAAAATCACGTTTCAGGGGATATTACCGAGCGAACCCAAAACGACTTTAGGGGAGTTTTGGGATTTTATTTTGGGTCGTGAGGGTAAGACGTTGGTGATACTCGAAGCGAGAAAGGTTAAAGACCGCTTAAAAGATCGCAAACCGAAAGGTAAGGGTAAACCCGGTGGGAAGCCCCATCTATCCAAACCCAAGCCGGTTTCTGAAGAGTCTGATTCTGAGCCTTCTGCATCCGAGTCTGCTAGAGAAGAATCCTCAGAATCATGACTAGGCCTTGGCTTCCCTGGGAATCCTGAATAGGGCGGTTAGTTTAGGTGATTGAGTAGAGTTTCGATCGCTGGACGCTCTAGATCTCGACCAATGAACACGAGCCGGGTTTGGCGCGGTT is part of the Roseofilum capinflatum BLCC-M114 genome and harbors:
- a CDS encoding TVP38/TMEM64 family protein, whose translation is MIDRHLTLRKVLFLLSIGAIALLVTATPVFAQDLPNSTGFNPQELLRSALENIQNLGPIGAIAFILLYIIATVAFLPGSIVTLGAGVVFGVVFGSLYVFIGATFGATAAFLIGRYLARDWIAQKIAGNTKFSAIDRAVGEEGLKIVLLTRLSPVFPFNLLNYAYGLTQVTLKDYFIGSIGMIPGTIMYVYIGSLAGDLATIGTGDQPSNPTITWTLRIIGFIATVAVTLYVTKIARKALDGAINNEQ
- a CDS encoding putative bifunctional diguanylate cyclase/phosphodiesterase, with the protein product MDKNTLRSDPPDFDPELSLDEAIMLLSHELRTPLTSIRGVVRLMQSGHVNPESAEGKYMLSMAIKNIGRLERLAQTIEHQPTLPLTLFKKEDLEKIQLELDLKQAIEKQELSLVYQPIVSLSPRKVIAFEALIRWHHGTKGLISPNVFIPVAEETGLIHDIGQWVIRQSCHQLKRWKNNLPSDYALLMNLNLSPLQLLHPQFVDQLQSLLKELEINPHEIRLEITETMLMENLEVATNTIQELRNLGFQFDIDDFGTGYSSLSRLKNLAVNGLKIDRFFLKEQQWNLIKAILLIASDVGLEVIAEGVETIEDFEKLKELGCQYFQGYFFSKPIDEHLAIAWMNNQLSCPIR
- a CDS encoding response regulator, with translation MATKHILMIDDEMDIREIARISLEKLRGWQVTATESGYEGVELAEQHQPDVILLDVMMPDIDGKETLKLLKSNPNTRHIPVIWLTAQVQNTHRKSAALGVIAVLIKPFDPLELPNQIEEALASQQER